The Symphalangus syndactylus isolate Jambi chromosome 8, NHGRI_mSymSyn1-v2.1_pri, whole genome shotgun sequence genome includes a window with the following:
- the CAVIN2 gene encoding caveolae-associated protein 2, translating into MGEDAAQAEKFQHPGSDMRQEKPLSPSPMPSSTPSPSLNLGNTEEAIRDNAQVNAVTVLTLLDKLVNMLDAVQENQHKMEQRQISLEGSVKGIQNDLTKLSKYQASTSNTVSKLLEKSRKVSAHTRAVKERMDRQCAQVKRLENNHAQLLRRNHFKVLIFQEENEIPASVFVKEPVSGAVEGKEELPDENKSLEETLHTVDLSSDDDLPHDEEALEDSAEEKVEESRAEKIKRSSLKKVDSLKKAFSRQNIEKKMNKLGTKIVSVERREKIKKSLTSNHQKISSGKTSPFKVSPLTFGRKKVREGESHAENETKSEDLPSSEQMPNDQEEESFAEALSEASLASALVEGEIAEEAAEKATSRGSNSGMDSNIDLTIVEDEEEESVALEQAQKVRYEGSYALTPEEAERSDEDPVQPAVLQVHQTS; encoded by the exons ATGGGAGAGGACGCTGCACAGGCCGAAAAGTTCCAGCACCCTGGGTCTGACATGCGGCAGGAAAAGCCCTTGAGCCCCAGCCCGATGCCTTCCTCCACACCGAGCCCCAGCCTGAACCTGGGGAACACGGAGGAGGCCATCCGGGACAACGCGCAGGTGAACGCCGTCACGGTACTCACGCTCCTGGACAAGCTGGTGAACATGCTAGACGCTGTGCAGGAGAACCAGCACAAGATGGAGCAGCGACAGATCAGTTTGGAGGGCTCCGTGAAGGGCATCCAGAATGACCTCACCAAGCTCTCCAAGTACCAGGCCTCCACCAGCAACACGGTGAGCAAGCTGCTGGAGAAGTCCCGCAAGGTCAGCGCCCACACGCGCGCGGTCAAAGAGCGCATGGACAGGCAGTGCGCACAGGTGAAGCGGCTGGAGaacaaccacgcccagctcctCCGACGCAACCATTTCAAAGTGCTCATCTTCCAG GAGGAAAATGAGATCCCTGCCAGTGTGTTTGTGAAAGAGCCTGTTTCCGGTGCcgtggaagggaaggaggagcttCCGGATGAAAACAAATCCCTGGAGGAAACTCTGCACACCGTAGACCTCTCGTCAGATGATGATTTGCCCCACGATGAGGAGGCCCTGGAAGACAGTGCCGAGGAAAAGGTGGAAGAAAGTAgggcagagaaaataaaaagatccaGCCTCAAGAAAGTGGATAGCCTTAAGAAAGCATTTTCTCGCCAGAACATCGAGAAAAAGATGAACAAGCTGGGGACAAAGATCGTATCtgtagagaggagagagaagattaAGAAATCTCTCACGTCAAATCACCAGAAAATATCCTCAGGAAAAACCTCCCCCTTCAAGGTTTCTCCCCTCACTTTCGGGCGGAAGAAAGTCCGAGAGGGAGAAAGCCATGCAGAAAATGAGACCAAGTCAGAAGACCTGCCTAGCAGTGAGCAGATGCCAAATGACCAGGAAGAGGAGTCCTTTGCAGAGGCTCTTTCCGAAGCGTCCCTCGCCAGCGCCCTGGTGGAAGGGGAAATTGCAGAGGAGGCTGCTGAGAAGGCGACCTCCAGGGGGAGTAACTCGGGGATGGACAGCAACATCGACTTGACTATTGtggaagatgaagaggaggagtCGGTGGCCCTGGAACAGGCACAGAAGGTGCGCTATGAGGGTAGCTATGCGCTAACACCCGAGGAGGCGGAGCGCTCCGATGAGGACCCCGTGCAGCCCGCCGTGCTCCAGGTGCACCAGACCTCCTGA